A window of the Streptococcus sp. 116-D4 genome harbors these coding sequences:
- a CDS encoding uracil-DNA glycosylase: protein MEHSSWHALIKEQLPEGYFAKINQFMEQVYAQGTVYPPKEKVFQALLTTSLEEVKVVILGQDPYHGPGQAQGLSFSVPDSIPAPPSLQNILKELSDDIGVKKSHDLTAWAEQGVLLLNACLTVPAGQANGHAGQIWEPFTDAVIQVVNHLDRPVVFVLWGAYARKKKALVTNPHHLIIESAHPSPLSVYRGFWGSKPFSKANAFLKETGQEPIDWLR, encoded by the coding sequence ATGGAACACTCGTCTTGGCATGCTTTGATTAAGGAACAATTACCTGAAGGTTATTTTGCGAAAATCAATCAGTTTATGGAGCAGGTCTATGCTCAGGGGACTGTTTATCCGCCCAAGGAAAAGGTTTTTCAGGCTCTCTTGACAACATCGCTTGAAGAAGTTAAGGTGGTGATTCTGGGACAGGACCCCTATCACGGACCAGGTCAAGCGCAGGGCTTGAGTTTTTCTGTACCGGACTCTATCCCAGCTCCGCCATCCCTGCAAAATATCTTGAAGGAATTGTCAGACGATATCGGGGTTAAGAAATCTCATGATTTGACAGCTTGGGCTGAGCAAGGAGTCTTGCTTCTTAATGCTTGTTTGACAGTTCCTGCTGGACAGGCCAATGGTCATGCTGGGCAGATATGGGAGCCTTTTACAGATGCTGTGATTCAGGTGGTCAATCATCTAGATAGACCAGTTGTTTTTGTACTCTGGGGAGCTTATGCACGCAAGAAGAAGGCCTTAGTTACCAATCCTCACCACTTGATTATCGAATCAGCCCATCCCAGTCCTCTGTCAGTTTATAGAGGATTTTGGGGTTCCAAGCCTTTTTCCAAGGCCAATGCATTCTTAAAAGAGACAGGACAAGAGCCAATCGATTGGCTTAGATAA
- a CDS encoding NUDIX hydrolase, which produces MPQLATICYIDNGKELLMLHRNKKPNDVHEGKWIGVGGKLERGETPQECAAREILEETGLKAKPVLKGVITFPEFTPDLDWYTYVFKVTEFEGDLIDCNEGTLEWVPYDEVLSKPTWEGDHTFVGWLLEDKPFFSAKFVYDGDKLLDTQVDFYE; this is translated from the coding sequence ATGCCTCAGTTAGCGACAATTTGCTACATTGATAACGGGAAAGAACTGCTCATGCTGCACCGTAATAAGAAGCCTAATGATGTCCATGAAGGGAAATGGATTGGTGTGGGTGGGAAGCTAGAGCGAGGTGAGACTCCTCAGGAATGCGCGGCGCGTGAAATCCTTGAAGAAACAGGGCTCAAAGCCAAGCCAGTTCTAAAAGGTGTGATCACTTTTCCTGAATTTACGCCAGATTTAGACTGGTATACCTATGTTTTTAAAGTTACGGAGTTCGAGGGTGACTTGATTGACTGCAATGAGGGAACGCTAGAATGGGTTCCCTATGATGAGGTTTTGAGTAAGCCGACTTGGGAAGGTGACCATACCTTTGTCGGGTGGCTTTTAGAAGATAAGCCCTTCTTTTCAGCCAAGTTTGTTTATGATGGGGATAAATTGTTGGATACCCAAGTCGATTTCTATGAATAA
- a CDS encoding dihydroorotase: MLLIKNGRVMDPKSGLDQVCDVLVQDGKIIKIAPEVKEEGAEIIDATGLVVAPGLVDIHVHFREPGQTHKEDIHTGALAAAAGGFTTVVMMANTSPTISDVETLQEVLQSAAKEKINVKTVATITKNFNGQDLTDFKALLEAGAVGFSDDGIPLESSKVVKEAMEEAKKLNTFISLHEEDPGLNGVLGFNENIAKEHFHICGATGVAEYAMMARDVMIAYATKAHVHIQHLSKEESIKVVEFAQGLGAQVTAEVAPQHFSKTEALLLTQGSNAKMNPPLRLESDRRAVIEGLKSGVITVIATDHAPHHADEKNVEDITKAPSGMTGLETSLSLGLTYLVEAGELSLMELLEKMTYNPAKLYKFEAGYLAENGPADITIFDAKADRLVDSHFASKAANSPFIGETLKGQVKYTICKGQIVYQN, translated from the coding sequence ATGCTACTAATCAAAAATGGTCGTGTAATGGATCCCAAGTCTGGTTTGGATCAAGTGTGTGATGTCTTAGTTCAAGATGGGAAAATTATCAAAATTGCGCCTGAGGTCAAGGAAGAAGGAGCAGAGATAATTGATGCTACTGGTCTTGTAGTTGCTCCTGGCTTGGTCGATATTCATGTGCATTTCCGTGAACCTGGACAAACTCATAAAGAAGATATCCATACGGGTGCCCTAGCAGCCGCTGCAGGTGGTTTTACCACGGTTGTCATGATGGCTAATACTAGTCCAACCATTTCAGACGTGGAGACCTTGCAAGAAGTTCTCCAGTCAGCTGCCAAGGAAAAGATTAATGTCAAGACGGTTGCGACTATTACCAAGAATTTTAATGGGCAAGATTTGACTGACTTTAAGGCACTTTTAGAAGCTGGAGCTGTTGGTTTTTCTGATGACGGTATTCCGCTTGAAAGTAGTAAAGTCGTCAAGGAAGCCATGGAGGAAGCCAAAAAGCTTAATACCTTTATTAGTCTTCATGAGGAAGATCCAGGTTTGAACGGTGTTCTTGGCTTTAACGAAAATATTGCTAAAGAACATTTCCATATCTGCGGTGCGACTGGGGTGGCTGAGTACGCTATGATGGCGCGTGATGTCATGATTGCCTATGCAACTAAGGCCCATGTTCACATCCAGCATTTGTCTAAGGAGGAAAGTATCAAGGTAGTGGAGTTCGCTCAAGGTTTGGGTGCGCAAGTAACAGCAGAAGTAGCGCCACAGCATTTCTCTAAGACCGAAGCGCTCCTTTTGACACAAGGAAGCAATGCTAAGATGAATCCGCCACTTCGTTTGGAATCAGACCGTCGTGCCGTGATTGAAGGGCTCAAGTCAGGTGTCATCACAGTGATTGCAACTGACCATGCGCCACATCATGCAGATGAAAAAAATGTTGAGGATATTACCAAAGCGCCATCTGGTATGACAGGTTTGGAAACATCTCTTTCTCTCGGATTGACCTATTTGGTGGAAGCTGGTGAGTTAAGTTTGATGGAATTACTTGAAAAAATGACATACAACCCAGCCAAGCTTTACAAATTTGAAGCAGGTTACTTGGCTGAGAATGGTCCAGCGGACATCACTATTTTTGATGCTAAGGCTGACCGCCTTGTGGACTCCCATTTTGCTTCCAAAGCAGCTAATTCACCCTTTATCGGTGAAACCTTAAAAGGGCAGGTTAAATATACCATCTGTAAGGGACAAATTGTCTATCAAAACTAG